AGAAGAAAAGAGATTACCATATTTTGACAGGTACTCATTCCAGTTTGTCTCAATTGCTTTACGAATGTCTGTAGCAGTACGTTTCATGAGGTATCAGAGTATATTCTATCTAATAATATTGTACAATCAATTGGTACTAGCTTGCAGTTAGATTCATGTACCATACTTGAAAAAGATAGAGAAGTGACTGATGCGGAATCATTTGGAATTGAGAAAGGATATGGTGATCAAGCAGTAAAATGGATGAATGATGAAGCAAAAAAAATGGATTGGAAGTTTGAAGCAAGACTATACAATTATGAAATTACCACAAAAAACTTTGGTGTATTTGAGATGTATTCATGGATAGGTGATCCTAAAGCAGCAAGAGATTTAGTAATAAAAGCAAGTAAGAGATTCAAGATCAGAGTGATAGAAGGAGGCTACAAATCAAAACAGTTCATTTTAAAACTTGAGAAAAACGAGTACGGTATGGTTCGAAAAGGCGACAGGGTGATAGGTCGCATAGAGTTTTCATCTTCTAGATTAACAGAAAGCAAATGGGTAGTAAAGTTGGAAGAAAGAAAATAATTTATAAAATCTACATCTTTGTTCTTGCAAGTAATTGAGCGACTCTAAGTGGTTCTGGTATAGAACCTTGAAGAGTAAATGCATCTAACAGATTTTTAGTTTCGTGTATGGTACAACCTTCAATTCTGACATACAAATCATGCCCAGTATGAAGCATAAATTTGGTTCTCTCACCAAGATTATGATATTCTTTAATTTTTGATTTATAAGAATCTGGGAAGTGAAATTTTATTGCATCTTCTATTCCCTTTGAATTTTCATACGTAACACCAATTACTGGAATTTTTATTTCATTCCAGATTTTTTTAATATCTACTATGTTATACATTGAAATAATTAATCCTGAAATCATAAGAAAACTTACATCGTCTCTGTGTAATTTTTTGTACATTTGTAATATAGAATCGGTTGCATCATTTCCTTCTATAGTGGTTTGACCAAAAACAAAACCGTCAATGATAAAATCTCGTCTCATAACAACACCTGCAAGTTTAGATAGTTTGTCTTTTTCTTGAAAACTTTCTGCTATAGCAAGTCCACGTAAGCCTTTTTTTTCAATGTGAAGATGATTCATTTTTTTTACGATTTGAATATTTTTTATGAACTATGCTTACTATTACAATAAAAATAGCTGAAATTACCGACCATGAGATAAATGCTACAGGA
This genomic stretch from Nitrosopumilaceae archaeon harbors:
- a CDS encoding DUF99 family protein; this encodes MNHLHIEKKGLRGLAIAESFQEKDKLSKLAGVVMRRDFIIDGFVFGQTTIEGNDATDSILQMYKKLHRDDVSFLMISGLIISMYNIVDIKKIWNEIKIPVIGVTYENSKGIEDAIKFHFPDSYKSKIKEYHNLGERTKFMLHTGHDLYVRIEGCTIHETKNLLDAFTLQGSIPEPLRVAQLLARTKM